A window from Gorilla gorilla gorilla isolate KB3781 chromosome 21, NHGRI_mGorGor1-v2.1_pri, whole genome shotgun sequence encodes these proteins:
- the ASXL1 gene encoding polycomb group protein ASXL1 isoform X10: MKDKQKKKKERTWAEAARLVLENYSDAPMTPKQILQVIEAEGLKEMSGTSPLACLNAMLHSNSRGGEGLFYKLPGRISLFTLKAAVDHA; the protein is encoded by the exons ATGAAGGAcaaacagaagaagaagaaggagcgCACGTGGGCCGAGGCCGCGCGCCTG GTATTAGAAAACTACTCGGATGCTCCGATGACACCAAAACAGATTCTGCAGGTCATAGAGGCAGAAGGACTAAAGGAAATGAG TGGGACTTCCCCTCTCGCATGCCTCAATGCTATGCTACATTCCAATTCAAGAGGAGGAGAGGGGTTGTTTTATAAACTGCCTGGCCGAATCAGCCTTTTCACACTCAAG
- the ASXL1 gene encoding polycomb group protein ASXL1 isoform X11, translating into MKDKQKKKKERTWAEAARLVLENYSDAPMTPKQILQVIEAEGLKEMSGTSPLACLNAMLHSNSRGGEGLFYKLPGRISLFTLKV; encoded by the exons ATGAAGGAcaaacagaagaagaagaaggagcgCACGTGGGCCGAGGCCGCGCGCCTG GTATTAGAAAACTACTCGGATGCTCCGATGACACCAAAACAGATTCTGCAGGTCATAGAGGCAGAAGGACTAAAGGAAATGAG TGGGACTTCCCCTCTCGCATGCCTCAATGCTATGCTACATTCCAATTCAAGAGGAGGAGAGGGGTTGTTTTATAAACTGCCTGGCCGAATCAGCCTTTTCACACTCAAG gtgtga